A stretch of DNA from Opisthocomus hoazin isolate bOpiHoa1 chromosome 15, bOpiHoa1.hap1, whole genome shotgun sequence:
CTTCTTCCTGTTTCTGTGATTCCCTAAAAAGGCCAGATCGATGGTCAGGAGATCACTGCCACAGCTGTGCTGGCCCCACGACCCAGGCCACCTCCCAGACGCTTTAGCCCACCCAGGAGGATGCTGCCACCACCACCGATGTGGCGCAGGTCACCTCCTCGCATGAGGAGAAGGTGAGAGCTGGAACAATTTGTATTTCCTTCTCAGTGCAACAACATGTTAATCACTGAAAGACTTGGTGTGGGGACAGTTTAATCCTGTTGGACTTGACTTTCCCCTCCAAATGATAGTAACATTGTTTTGGGCATCAGTTGAACCTGGATTGTATGTCTTAACTCCTTTGCACCAGGGTGACCTGCTCTGGTCTGCACCCTGAATGCAGTCGCTTGGAAATGTCAGATGCTTTCCAGCCTGTTCCTGGAGTCCTTTCCGCATAAATGCTTCGAGGCGAAGTGAGGATGGACTTCTGGTTTGGCAGAATGCTtttggcagcctgctccagctgcttgcttttccaacGCCCTTGCACTTCCTTATTCTATGAATGCACACGTGACCAAAAAGCAGTCCTTTTGTGTCAGAGCGGAGTACACTGACCCGAAGGTGTGACCTGACCTGCACACACCTGTTGTGCCACTTGGGGCTGCCTGAACGTGCTTGGATTCTTTCGGAGTCTTCCTCAGCATCTAGATGGGCTCCTCTGTCTTGGAAATCTGCTTAAACTCTCATCACTCTTAAAAGCGGCTCCTGTTTGAGCCACTTGATTGCTGAACACCTTACGAACTACAGGTTTAAAAACAAGAACTAACATGGCACAAGATCCACTGCCTGGTGGTCCTGCTTTAAACAGGCCTTGTACTGAGGTCTGGCAAGCGCTGGGTTTGGCGTTCCCTCCTCACTGGCCGTGTTCTTCCCAAGCCTGACTTGTATTATCCCGTTTGGGCTCTGTTAGTGCTCTGTGCCTGGAACCTTGGTGTCATGCTGGTGGCAGTGCAGATCGATTGCAGTACTGAAGAGCTTGAAGCTTAACTATTTCTTTAAAGTTGGACTTCCTCTGAGAAACGTCCCTGTGGTTTGAAAGGGCTTATTTAAATCCTTTCCCTGAATATCACTGCATTTCAGGAGTCACAGGCTGACCTTTCAGGTGAAGGAGAATCTGACATAGAATGAACTTGTTTTGCTTGAGGAAGAAGGCAAGATGCTTGTCTGTTCTTTGGTTGTTAACACATTTTTCAACTTGTGAAGCAGAGGGAGGataaccagactattgctgctgtgtAGTCAGTGTTTGAATTGCCTTTCTCCTCTCTGGAGCTGGCTGTGTTTTGCTGGAGCTCTATTACTGTGGTGCGTGAGGGCTTTTGGAGAGGGGCGgggaagtgtttttaaaaagttggTAGATGAGATGGGAAGTTACTGGAAACTGTTGCCCTCCTCTCCTAATGAAAGCTTTCTCCTTCTGTATCAGGTCCCGGTCTCCGAGGCGCAGATCCCCTGTTCGCCGGCGATCAAGATCCAGGTCTCCTGGACGAAGGCGCCATCGCAGCCGCTCCAGCTCGAACTCCTCACGATAAAGCAAAAAGACtgaacagctttttattttttaacttaaatCCCATCAGACTAAATATTGTACCTTTTTTTTATAATGGGTCTGGgtgaggaggagtgagagagagagataatCCTGGCAGTAAAGGCAACCTAAGAGGAGAGAGCAACAGTTCCCGGCCAGTAGATAGCCTTTGCTGTGGGGCTTCTAGTTTCCTGGCATTGaattcaaattatttaaaaaatggcttttgtttttaaaggctgcAAAGACATCTTTTCCAGATAAACAGAAGGAAAGGTGTTACAGCCTCTCTCCAGTTAGCAGGCTGCTGCTTGGTGATTTCTAAACGCTTAGCACGCTGTACAGACGAGCATGTAAATCTTGAGCTGTTTCAGAAACCCTGTGTAGCAAGACAGGGAGACCTTTAACTTGACCTCGAGGTGCCAGCACGGGATTTTTCAGAGCAGCTGGAGTCCAGATCTGCCTGAGACTTAAACACCGAGTTGTCGCTTTATTCGAATTCCCAAACAGGTTGCTCATTTCTGCAGAGTAAGCTCTTCTGCAGTGCATGTACCAGGCCGCTGCCACAGAAACAGCGGCCCAGCCCACTGAACATGATACCTTAGAAAAGAAGCTGGGAATCCTGAGAACTGGTGTGTAGCTGCCCCTGTAAGTGATTTCTCTCACCTTTTCTGAAAGGGTTTTAGTAAAAACTTCCTACACAACCCCCCAGTGAAACAGCGTGAGCGCTTCTGCTTCTGCAACTGTCAGGCTGGCGGCTGAGCGTCACCCCCTGGGAATggcagggtgcagggggaggCCCGAGGCCGCCATGCTGGCTGGATTAACTGGGGTTCACAGAAGGAAAGGCAAAGAATTTACCACCTGTTGTACAGTTAATACtataaagtgggttttttttgttttgttttgtatcacTTTGTAGCCTTTTGGGCCATGTTGTGTTTGTACTTGTGTAGGATGAGCGACTATTGAATAAAGCAGTAGGGTTGAGAACAGCCGGCCCACCTCGCTCCCTGCTCCCGCCCCTTGCTCCGCGCGGAAGCCGCCAGGCCGGCAGCTGCCTTTCCTGGGGATTCTTACGCTCGAACCGGCGCTGCCCGGAGGGGCTCCTGTCGCTTTAAGGTCGGCACGGGCGGCCCTTTTCCGGCAGCGTCCCGCGGGGCGGCGCCGCTGATTGGCTGCCGCGGAGGGCGGGCGGAAGCGGCGCGGCGGCGCTCGCTGGGCGCCATGGCCGCGGCGCTGGCGCGCGCCCTGCGGGAGGCGGCGGTAGCgctggagcggggcggggagggcgcggcggcggcgctgggcgcgGTGCGGGCGGCCCTGGCGGAGGGCCCGGCCGCCCTCGGGGAGCTGGAGCGAGCCCTCTTCGGCGCCTTCCTGCGGAGGCTGGCGCGGGCGCCCCGCGCGGCGCGGCCCGAGGGCCTGTGGCAGAGCTGCTTCCTGCAGGGCCCGCCCGGGCCGGCGCTCTGCGTCCTGCTGGAAGCCCTCGCCTCCCCGGGGTCAGTCCGGCTCGGGGCGGGCGGCTCCCGCGGGCCCGGCTCTGGGgcaggggcgggcggcgcggtggCTCGGAGAGCTGAGAGGGGCCCGTCCTCCTCGGGGCTGTCCCGCGGCGCCAAAGGCGGGGGTGAGGGCGAACCCGCCCCGGGGCCCAGCGGGGAGTGAGCGCGCGGgcggggggatttggggaggcCGTGCTCTGCCCGCCGGCCCCGAATCCCGCCGGCTCACAGCCCCCGTACGGCACCGCGGTCGCGAAGCGGTCTTCAGCCGTGCTCACTGCGGTCCTGGCGTGCCGTGAGCCGAGGAGACAGCAGAGATACCGAGGGGGTAAAGCCGCTTCGGCGTGGTTTTGGTTACAGCTCGGCGGGGCTGAGCAGCGGGGCTGTAACGGTGAGGCAGAAAAGCGGTAGCGGGCGGGGCTGTTCTTAGCGGGGAGAAGGGGCAGGGCCTGACTGCCGCGGCTGTCTTCCAGGCCCGGCGCTCAGCCGAGGGAGGTCGCGGCGGTGCTGGAGCGGTTCCTGCGGGAGGGACGGGTCGCGGCGCTGATGtgggagctctgccagcagcaggcgCAGGCTGGCCCGCCCGAGCTGCAGGAGGCCCTGCTCGGCAGGGTCGTGTGTTTGCCTGAGCATGTGAGCAACAGACTCCAGGGGGAAACCCCGCCGGTGTTCCTCCCACAGAACTACTTTCCTCTCCTGGGCACTGCGATCGTCCAGGTGCTGCAGAATATCTCCGACTCTCTGAGGGGTAAGGTTGCAGGAGAACTGTGCTGTAGAGACAGCTCTTCTTCAGAAGCTTGTTGTGCCCACACCTCCATGGCTGGTGCTTGAAATGCAGATAATGTGAATTGCAGAGCCTCGCGTGTGTCCTTCAGGCTGAAGTTCATTGGGCTTAAAAGCATGAGATACCAGCAATGAGGAATATGGCTGAGGCTTCTTAAGCTCCCACTGGAAGCTGCAATCCTACAACCTGTTAAATGGCGTCATCTGTTGCCAAAGCTTAATAGCGGTCACTTGGTCTCTGCTGAAGTAATTGTGTAGAAGATTGAAATGCTGCTGAATGAACCATTGTCACCCTTGAGTTGAAGTGGGACTGACCTACTTTAGTCTTCTGTGTGTAAATAATACTGGGTGCTGTTTTGTGCCTGAAGGCAGGTGGTGGAGGGAGGAAGAGACGGTGCTTGAAGAGAAAAAGTTAATCTGTGTTTCCACGCTTCAGTACTCATAGAAGCGTGTGTACCTCCTTCTGAAGGTTGGTTGGGAGGATGTTGGCGATGCTGTTGTTAAGCTTGTGTCTGTTTTATCCCAGGTGGCTTGGATTGCTCAATCTCTTTTGTTTCTCATGTCCTGGGGAAGGTGTGCATTCATGGGAGACAAAGTGAGTGGTTTACAGTActattttggggagggggaaagtCTGTTTTACCATATTTGCTACAGAAGGATGGCTGCGATGATGATCAACAGAGAGAGTGGGAGACTGACCAAGTAATGATACTTTGGGGGTTTTGTGAGTTGGGCTGTACAGGCTGCTCGCTGCTTTCTGCGGCTGCTCAGCTACGTATCTGATGGATGTCGATGTGTAACTCTCAGCTCATGTGAGTGTGATCTGTTCTGCTCTCAAACATCGATGAGGTTATTAGCTTTCTTATCCTGCCATCTGGGGCATAACTATTAAACGCTCTTGTAGCATTTTTCATCCAGTGGTCTGAAAGTGCCATGTGAATACCAGCATAGCGCACTGCCCGTATGCAAGAACCCTCTCATGTGAGTAGTGTTCAGTCTAGCTTTGCTTAGGACTTTGAAGCCACTGAAGGCAGAAGCAGTTAACAGGgctggggaagaagaggaaagattTTCTAGCTGTTTCCTGTGGTGAGGAATACTTGCAAATTTCTTACGCTGCTTAGATTCATTCTTACCACAGGAACAATTTAGAACTGCAAACCGTATGTTGTATTTCTTCATCTTGTAAGGATCTTGAAATTTGTGGGCTGACCTTGAGTACTGTTGCACCGGTGCTGTCCATCCGGTGTATTTACCCGTCTTCTCTTCCACTTCAGAGGAAATTCTGAGCGTTTTGGTACCCCGCCTAACGGATCTCACCAAATCGGACTGCATCTGGCAAAGAATATGCTGGCGATTGGTTGAATGTGTGCCAGACCGCTGGATGGAAGCAGTGGTCCTTGGTTTTGTGCAGACAACACCCGGGTAAGAACTCTACTTTCCTCCCTCATCTAGAGCAAAAGCTGGAGTTTCTTCACAAATACTTGCAGAATTGGTTTCTGAAAGATGTtgacgtgtgtgtgtgcgtgtttgtGTAGGCGGTTTCTTACAGTGCCGTTTCCTGAGGGATTCTAGGGGTAAAGTAGCTGATTGTTGCCTCTTGGAACTTGCACCATTCCTGAAAGATCTGTGTTGTGAAATGTAGtgaaaaaacaagtgaaaacatTCTTCGCAATTACCAACTCACTCTTAAAAATTTAAGATGTTTTAGAGGCTTTGTTGCAAATAGCTGCTCACAGAATTTCCTATGATTAGTGGCAGCATGACCGTAATTATGTGGATTCCTAATGTTTTGCTGTTGACCTGTCTTGTAGGGCAGATGTCTTGTCTAGGTTGCTGGGGAACCTGGTTGTGAAAAACAAGAAAGCTCAGTTTGTGGTGACGCAGAAGGTGCTGCTCCTGCAGTATGGCCACACGGTAAGGACTCTGCTCTGAACAGCGGTATGGTAACGCCTGTTTTTCCCAAGTGCCAATGTGCTTTTTAGCTGAGCTCCAGGTCTCGTTGACTGAAGATTTAACTTGTCATCTTGAAATCAGCCCTCAGTCTCTCCACATATACCTGAGCTGTGCAGCTGTTCACTTACATCCCCTCAGCTGAATGTAACAAAGAGGGAGTGGTGAACATTGCTTTGAAATGATGGGGTTTGTGTGCTCTCAGGGTTGGTGGCGATTAGCAGAATTACTGTGCTCTTTCTCTAGAGCCAAATGGTTATTTAAACATAATTTCGGTGTTCTGGGGAGCTGGAGACATCTAGTTAATTTAGAATCTGAGAGAAGAGACTCAAGAAGCCATAACCCACCCTCAGCGATAAGAATTAGATTGAAGAGATGAGACAaggattgggattttttttttttcctgtgcacctAAGTTTGTCACAAGACGTTAGGAAGTGTGCTGAGGCTAGTGGTGTTGTTGTGAGGGATGTTCTCTAGACTTTCTGTGTTCCATGTTTACCTGGGAATGTGCTGATCTGGTTTTGAGTGTAAAAACGCTGTATTCCTAtcctggttttggtggttttttttttaattttacttactTTTGTGTCTCTGAATGTTGTCAACCAGTCCCTTAGAATGAAAAGTTTAACATAGTAAAAATACACACTTGTCATTGCTGGGTGACAACATAAAGCCCAGTTAAAGCAAGGCTCATGGTTTTCATTGCAGACTGCAGTGGTGCAGAATCTCCTTGGCTACTTGTCCCTGGACAGCCTTCGGCGTGCCTTATTGATCAAAGTAAGGTTAAGTAGCATCACTGGTGAGGTGTCTGATGGAAAAAATTCTACTGTGTGAGTGTGCGTTTATGTGTCTGTGGGGTGCGCAATTTTGGTACTTTTCTAAGACACTTCCATGAGAGTGAGGGAAGCCCTACTGTATCACAAGTAAATTGTGATGTACAAATCAAAGACTTTCTGCACTGCTGGCATtagtttttcatatttaattgGTAAATTGTCTTCCAAGTAGCAAAACTAATGAGGTTTGGATTCCGACAGATGTCCCATGTCCTCCATGCTTCTCAGCTTCCTCTGTCATCCCTGTTTGTGTGGCTGGGCAGATGGCAGCAAGTGATGAATTTGGTAGAGCTGTCTGTGTGCCAGATGGTTGGTGCTTCATAATCTCTCTCATCTACCTTGTCCTCAGTGGGGGTGCAGATATTTTCCCTCTCCAAGTCAGCAGGGTGATGGAATTTCTATGAAATTTGTTTCTCTGGAAATCTTTAATGTTTTGTCTGGGATTTtctgtttggttatttttttccttttttccccactgcttaCATGTTATTTTAATTATCTGGAAGTACTGGCAGCTATATAGGATTGGACTAAAAGCCTGTAAAACCATATATCATACTGGTTTTTGACAATAATATGTATTGCTCTGCGTATAATATTTATCacttgaatattaaaaaaatattttaaaatgtattaaacgAAGGTGCTGTGGAGTTCTCAGTTGGTCAAACACACTTTGGGCCCCAAAATACAAAGTTGGCTCCATTTGTAGGGAGTGTAAAGTTCACTGGGAAGTACGAAGACCAAAGGGCCATCAGAATACACAATGTATGAAAGCGCGTTTCAAAAATGTGCTTCAGAAACAAGCTTACTTATATGTAGAAAAGATCCATTTCAAGCCATCTGGAGTTCTCTGGTTCAGGTGCTGCAAGAACTCTTGGAGAcctggggcagcagcagtgctgtgaaacaCTCTCCGCCTGAGCAGCAGCAGTACATTAGCAAGGCCATCCTTATCTGCCTCTGCCACCTGAAGGAGCCTGAAATCGAGCGCTGCAGACAAGGTGAGGCAGTGGAAGAAGCAGAGGTTAGATTTGCTGAAGAGAAGGTCTGACTGTGAGTAGAAAACTGTCTTGTTTTGATCTATGAATAAATGAAATTGTCCCATCTTCATCTTGGCTAACAGGGTAGCCTGCTGGAATCCTCTTTTTCTTTAGCCCTGATACATAATTCCAAGTGCATAGCTTTAAATTATGAAATTGGAGAAGCATATTTTTGAACTAGGATTCATACTTGAACAGTGATTTAGGAACCCTTAAGTTTTGTCACAGGAAAACAAGGAATGTCTCTGGGACTGGTTAGAGGAATGGAGTGATTTGCAATTCATAGGCTTAGTGTTGGAGCATGAGTAAGGCTCCAAAGGGGACACCAGGATGAAAAGCAGTTTGGTTGATCTCTGACTATCCACATGCATTGCTCCATGTCATTCTGCTGCCCTCAGTGTGAGATGAGTAGGGCTAGTTATCAGCAAGGACCTCCCATTCTGTATCTATACAGTGCATAACACGTTGGGGTTCTGGTctaaaatttctgtttctgttgcagttaaaaaaaaaaaaaacaaaaccaaatctgtcCAATGTACAGAGTTACATCTCTGTGTTTGTGGCTTTTGTGGCGGGAGAAGGGCTGACTTACAAAACCTATTTATCTGTTTCATTCTAGAATTAATTCTTCTTTAGCTGAATGTGTGACCTGTTATTTACTAACAGTACTGTAGTTTTATAATCTGTTTTTTGTTGCAAAGTTAAGCTGTTCTGAGTTGAAGGAGATCAGTCTAACAGCAGTAAGCCTGCCTGGTGAAGCTGGCAACCTTCATTCTCTGGGCTGAGAAATACTGATCTTATCTGCCTGTTTCATCTTATCTAGGTGGTGAGGGAAATTACTCCTTCCGTGTACTGGTTGTACTGGTCAGAATTTGTAGCTTCCTCAAAACGTGGTGTTTCACTCAAATGACTTTGAAGCACTCAGAAAATGAGCTAAAGATTGACTTGACTTACCATCCttttttgtttcagtgaaaaCCGAAATATGCCAAATTTAGAATGTATTGTAACGTCTCGTTGACTGCGTACCCCATGAAAGATCATGGGTTTATTATATTGGTGCTGAAGTGCAGTGCTGCCATTGCAGAAAGAGAAGTCACAGTTGCGTGGGCCCATCCTATCTTTCTGCCCATTATGGGGTGGTGAGTGGCTAAAGGTGCCCTCTCAGGGAACCAGCATAAAGATAGATGTTTGTTTCTGTCATTGTTTCGTGcgctgtttgattttttttcagagcttctCACAAGCATGATGGAGGGTGTGAAATGCCACTTGGACAGCAATCTGCCACAAATACGGCGTCTGGGAATGATTGTGGCAGAGAGCATTAGTTCAAAAATAAACAGTGATGGGCCTGTCCTGAAGTTTCAGGTGAAGATTACAATGAAATTTGTCTGGTGTGCAGGGCTTAGAGGAAATAAAAACTTTAAACCAGATGATCCAGGGCATTACAGCAAGTTCTAACACTTACTATCTGGAAATAAGGAGAGGTGGCAACACTTGCAAAAAGAGAGGATACCTGTTTACAAAAAACAATTGTATAGAAAATAGCCAGGTGGTGAAGAGTGACCTTAGGAGTGTAATCTGCTGACAGAGTTCAGAGTAAATTGATGATAATAAAGGACTGCTAGAGGATTATTGTATTGCATGAGGGAATCGGAATCTGACCCATGGAAGTTGAGACGGAACTTCAAACCTAAACCAGTGGTGAACGTTCAGTCCCTGACACAGTGGAAAGACCTGCTCTGAGTTGAGATTTTCAAGACTGATATAGGGATATATGCTCTGCTGTTTCCAGAAGAGTTTATAAGAATTATGTGATTAAATCACATTAATTCTTTAAAAACCTGCATCACCCCTGGTGTCGCATTGCCATTTATTAAATGTTGTAAAGATTGTAAATAACATCCAGGCAAGGTCTGATCAGGTACTACTGTTAACTATAGGGACGAAGATTACATACGGCACAGGTCGCTGTGCGGCAGAAATACATTACTGCTGGCAGCACAGTGGTTGAAGCCGATGGGATTTGTGTGGGTTCATCTGCTCATGATTCAGTCTTCATTTGCACACAGTAGAGGGTTGAATGTTGAATGCTGGGCGTATTTGCAATCAAACAGAGTGCACTAACAGTTACTTTGAATGTCTAGTATGAAGAAGATGATGAAGTAAGAGAACTGAAGTCCCTTCTGCTGCAGACTTCACCATCCTGTGTTGTCCCCAGCCTCCCAGATGATGTGTAAGATATTGCTACTATTCGTCGTCTTGTCGTCTTTTAGCTCTTCTCCGTAGCTCTTTTTGAGTTACACACTAGAACTGTGGACAGTATTCAAGATGTCTTACATATTCTTAAGCATTATAATGCACCTTATTCTTACAATGCAGTGTAGTTATGTGGAATTCATAATTCAAATGGTAGGATGTACTAAAATTGCTGGTTTGATAGCTGCACGTGGTGAAACCATGCTGCAGGTTTTAGGGGTCGTATGTGCCCCTGTGTAGAATCAAATGAGCCTGTCTGTTCGCATCTGGGAAATCTGGTGTTTGGGCCATATGCCCCCAGCCCATTCATCAGTAACAAAGAACTAGCCCATCTGTCAGTCTAAAGACTGGTTCTTTGGTGCTCTTAACTTCCTCGGCATCTGCTGAGGCTCCATGAAACACTTTGTTTTATCAGCGAAGGAAAGAAGCACTTGATGTTGTTATTAGCAAATGAAGCTGTCCAGCACTCCAGTGAAATACAGAAGATTTATTGCTCCCATTTTAGGGGCAAAATCGGCATAGACAGCATTTGAGAAGCAGAGATATGAAAGGACAATGCCAAAGTCCACAGAAATAggtacagagacagaaaaacatttCTCCGTTGTTGTATTCATCCCACATAACTTTAAATACAGTGCAGGCCAGTGTGATTCAGTTATCACAAAGAAGTCGTTCCTTAGCACTCCTAAGTACAAGTTAGTGCAGGGAGAACATAGCAAATTAGCTAGCTTAATTTTTGTTACCTGTTGCTCTTTTGTTTAAGAGATTCTGcttctcttctcccctccccccgtTCTCCTTCCCAGGACTTTGTTTCTTATGTAGACCAATCTAGGTGGGAGACTGCAGCAGAAATAATAGTCTGCCATTCTATTTAGGTGGCAAGTGTTAGTGTGTGGATAGTTTCTTGCTTGTGAATAAGGACTGTTACTTTATTGGTTTTAGTACGTTTGTTCCTCACAGCAGGAATGAGAACGCGGGTGCTGCCCTGCCGTTGGTATTGGAAAGTAACAAGAAACCACATCCAGCAGCCCCTGTGATGCCAGATGAGGAGTTGGATGCTGAGCTTGACAGGTATGGGGCAAGAAACTGGTAGGAAATAGAAAATAATGTCAGGTTCTTAAGAGCAGATGTGGGGAGAAGGGAGCTGTTGGTAGCTGCATTTCTTGGCAAATCTTATGCTTTCTGACCTTGTTCAGCTGAATGGTATGCAGCAGAGTTGGACTTTGTGTAGGAAGTTGCATGCAAGTATGTTGGTCAATAATTTGAGCAAAGCCCGTGTCGTGTACAACCATTGTATTGATTCTGTTTGACTTAGATACATGAGTCCTGGAATCGTGGATATATCTACCCATTTTAATAGCAGACCTGCCTTATTCTGTCACTTTACCAATATGTAAAGAAATCTCAAGAATCAGCTTCTAGTCTCTGGGTCACCTGACTCCTTCCTGCACTTGACCAGGAGATCCAGTTCCAGATCTGGTCACAGAACTACTCTTTCACTGAGCTTCAAAGTAATTTGTAGAACTTCCTAAGGAGCGCTTTCAGGTCAGgcttcagcagtgctgctggatgaTGCAGTAGTGACAGTGTTACAACAACGTATGCGCTGgttctttcctttttgtgtgGATAGCTGGGGAAACGAAGACTGTCTATCCTTCATAGACTAActcctgcttttatttcttttacagtgATGATGACCTCATCCCTTATGACATGTCAGAGGATAAAGAACTAAAGACTAAGGCTCCTGTGTATATCCGAGATTGTATTGAAGGTAGGAGGTTTTGGACTCAGCCTTTACCTGTTTCTTACTGGTTTTGGGAGAGTGGTCTCTCTGtaggtttattttttctgagcTAATCTGAAGAAGCTGTAGGATTTCAGTAGTCTGGGCTCAAGTGTTGAACTGTAATTTCTGAGTAATTTCAATTTAGTTCGTAATGCCAGTCATGCACTGGATCAGTGATACCTGTCTATAACAAGGCGAACTGTTGGCAAAATAAAGTTGGGGGTATGTACCCAAGCACAACTGTTCTGTCAATagcttttgtttgtcttttgatTACATTCAGTCCTGACAGGATCCGAAGATGTGGACAAGTGGGAAGCTACAGTCAAGGCTCTTGAGAGCTTGGTTCGAAAGAATGCAGCAGCAACAAGAGAGGTGAAGCAGTATGAGCTGAGTTAACAGTGGGCTGTAATACAGGACTATCCCTTTGCCCTTGTGAGGAGACTGAATGTGCCAACAGAGCAGCAGGCTAAGCTAATGTGTACCTGGATTTAAAACTTTCAACTTGGGaagggaaacagaaagaaatagtTGCTTTGGAGATGAGGCTACGGAGCACAAAGGAGCAAAGAagcaggcaaaggtgctggcaacAGTATGGCATTTAGCAGCTCCAGCGCTGGAAATGATATGCGTTGCAAGCAGAGCTTGCCAGTAACATGAGGAAGCAGGGGAGGCTCCATGCTTTGTGCCAGGCTgaaaaaacatcagaaatgcAGTTTACAAAGCAGCCACTAATTCCACAGACCAATTGATTTTAATTTTGGATTTAATTGATTTTGaattgaaattaaatttaattgtTGTTCATCAACAAAAAGGGTTGTAAAATCAAATGTGTTTCCCTATTTGCTTGTACAAGCATAGTATCTTCCTGAGGGAGTAGTTGGATTGGACTGATCAAGATGAAAAGCTCAGGTGAGAGGAACTTGAGACAAGGTCACTGGTCTGACGAGTGCTCACCACCACTTGTGAGTGAATTCCTGCAGGCCTCTGCTGAGAAGGGGAAGGGGTGTAGCCTGGTAAGCCATGCACAGTCTGCTGCTGCTCATCAGACGTGTTACTGAGCTGGATGGGCTCTGGGTGTGGTACTGTACCCTTTAACCCATCAGTTGTAGTGACAAGTCCTCCTATATCATGATGCCACCGCTTGTCCAGAAAGCCAAAGTGCGTGTGGACACAGAAACTGGCGTAGGGCTTTGTTCAGTGTTTTGAGAAATCTGTTTTGATGGCATTTTATGTGCTTTCATTCCCTCCTAAGTAATGAATATGTTGCCTGTATTCCATACCCTCATTATGTTTGTTTAAGTATTAGAAAAGatgtgagaggaaaaaaacaatttcagGGATTTGattccttttttcatattttgagcAGGTTAGCGTGGAACTGGCAAAAATATTATTGCATCTGGAGGAGAAGACCTGTATTGAAGGCTTTGTGGAGCTCCGTCAGAGAGCTCAAGTAGCTGTTTTAACCACAGATCCAATACCTGTGAGTCCCTCttactgctttcctttttccACTTGCGGCACAGGCAAAAATTTAGACAGCTGAAGTCTCTTGCTAGCTTGATGGAAACAGCTATCAGAGTGTGGTAGAATAGGTAGTTCACGTCTGACAGCATTTATGCGGAGATGGGCTATGTACTGAAGAATCCGCAATGGCTGGCGGAAacaacaggaaagagaaaactCTGTCACAGCTGTAATGGACTGGAGGAACTGTTTGGAGGCTGTTAGTATA
This window harbors:
- the TELO2 gene encoding telomere length regulation protein TEL2 homolog isoform X2 codes for the protein MEAVVLGFVQTTPGADVLSRLLGNLVVKNKKAQFVVTQKVLLLQYGHTTAVVQNLLGYLSLDSLRRALLIKVLQELLETWGSSSAVKHSPPEQQQYISKAILICLCHLKEPEIERCRQELLTSMMEGVKCHLDSNLPQIRRLGMIVAESISSKINSDGPVLKFQYEEDDEVRELKSLLLQTSPSCVVPSLPDDVRNENAGAALPLVLESNKKPHPAAPVMPDEELDAELDSDDDLIPYDMSEDKELKTKAPVYIRDCIEVLTGSEDVDKWEATVKALESLVRKNAAATREVSVELAKILLHLEEKTCIEGFVELRQRAQVAVLTTDPIPVAKYLTSQFYSLNYSLRQRMDILDVLVLAAQELSYPKPHGKTKHSGAQKPCIQLLPGSDSSKDWRRIVDERIKSKTRRFATGQSQMELASGPNEFNSVAGHFFFPLIQHFDRPLTTFDLLGEDHFVLGRLVHTLAVLMYLAVNTAAVTAMGKALLEFVWALRFHTDSYVRQGLLSCVSSVLLSVPAEHLLEDVTEELLETQSWLGDVVEKDPDGDCRKLALQNLLLMENLKKKLETVPS
- the TELO2 gene encoding telomere length regulation protein TEL2 homolog isoform X1, giving the protein MWELCQQQAQAGPPELQEALLGRVVCLPEHVSNRLQGETPPVFLPQNYFPLLGTAIVQVLQNISDSLRGGLDCSISFVSHVLGKVCIHGRQKEILSVLVPRLTDLTKSDCIWQRICWRLVECVPDRWMEAVVLGFVQTTPGADVLSRLLGNLVVKNKKAQFVVTQKVLLLQYGHTTAVVQNLLGYLSLDSLRRALLIKVLQELLETWGSSSAVKHSPPEQQQYISKAILICLCHLKEPEIERCRQELLTSMMEGVKCHLDSNLPQIRRLGMIVAESISSKINSDGPVLKFQYEEDDEVRELKSLLLQTSPSCVVPSLPDDVRNENAGAALPLVLESNKKPHPAAPVMPDEELDAELDSDDDLIPYDMSEDKELKTKAPVYIRDCIEVLTGSEDVDKWEATVKALESLVRKNAAATREVSVELAKILLHLEEKTCIEGFVELRQRAQVAVLTTDPIPVAKYLTSQFYSLNYSLRQRMDILDVLVLAAQELSYPKPHGKTKHSGAQKPCIQLLPGSDSSKDWRRIVDERIKSKTRRFATGQSQMELASGPNEFNSVAGHFFFPLIQHFDRPLTTFDLLGEDHFVLGRLVHTLAVLMYLAVNTAAVTAMGKALLEFVWALRFHTDSYVRQGLLSCVSSVLLSVPAEHLLEDVTEELLETQSWLGDVVEKDPDGDCRKLALQNLLLMENLKKKLETVPS